A window of Formosa sp. Hel1_31_208 contains these coding sequences:
- the gldJ gene encoding gliding motility lipoprotein GldJ, which produces MDMKNILNLRILLALVLSLTIVSCSRNSSSNNVSRATGWKINDKNGGFQYNDKFQEQETAPGLVFIEGGTFTMGKVQDDVMHDWNNSPNQQHIQSFYMDESEVTNKMYTEYLDWIKTTYPPEEENYRLIYEGALPDTLVWRNRLGYAEMMTENYLRHPGYGEYPVVGVSWIQAVEFANWRTDRVAEMELQNAGYLERDSHLSSSAESNFNVDTYINAPTLTYGGNDSIINPQKSRRRVQTTAAGDTINRFARRESGIIGPDYRLPTEAEWEYAALGLSELRSYNVYRGRKKYPWDGQYTRSGKRKTKGDQLANFKQGKGDYGGIAGWSDDGADITAQVMSYAPNDYGLYDMAGNVAEWVADVYRPIVDDEFNDFNYYRGNVYTKNAINEDGTVKIVTPDEIVFDTLSNGQVIARNLPGEILQVGVDENETYLRTNFDKSDNRNFRDGDARSSRQYADSFDEDEDTSDKSNLTSKMYNSPRHNVKRDSTGQIIKEYDTSNDRTSLINDEVRVYKGGSWRDRAYWIDPAQRRYFPQDMATDYIGFRCAMSRVGSKTQGNSKKRN; this is translated from the coding sequence ATGGATATGAAAAACATCTTAAACCTAAGGATACTATTGGCCCTAGTACTATCTTTAACAATCGTTAGCTGTAGCAGAAACTCTTCTTCAAATAACGTCTCTAGAGCAACAGGATGGAAAATTAATGACAAAAATGGTGGTTTTCAGTATAACGACAAGTTCCAAGAACAAGAAACTGCACCAGGATTAGTTTTCATTGAAGGTGGAACCTTCACAATGGGTAAAGTTCAGGATGATGTCATGCATGACTGGAATAACTCTCCTAACCAACAACACATTCAATCTTTTTACATGGATGAAAGTGAAGTTACTAATAAAATGTACACAGAGTATTTAGATTGGATAAAAACTACTTATCCGCCTGAAGAAGAAAACTATAGACTAATCTATGAAGGTGCTTTGCCTGATACATTAGTATGGAGAAATCGTTTAGGTTATGCTGAAATGATGACTGAAAACTATTTGCGCCATCCAGGTTACGGTGAGTATCCTGTGGTTGGAGTAAGTTGGATCCAAGCTGTCGAATTCGCTAACTGGAGAACAGATAGAGTTGCTGAAATGGAATTACAAAATGCTGGATATCTAGAAAGAGATTCACATTTATCTTCTTCTGCAGAAAGCAATTTTAATGTAGATACTTATATCAATGCTCCAACACTTACATATGGTGGTAATGACTCTATTATCAATCCTCAAAAATCAAGACGACGTGTTCAAACCACCGCTGCAGGTGATACAATAAACAGATTCGCGAGAAGAGAATCTGGTATAATCGGACCTGATTACAGACTACCAACTGAGGCAGAATGGGAATATGCAGCTCTTGGCTTAAGTGAATTGAGAAGCTATAATGTCTATCGCGGACGTAAAAAATATCCATGGGACGGTCAATACACACGTTCTGGGAAACGAAAAACTAAAGGAGATCAATTAGCAAACTTTAAGCAAGGAAAAGGAGATTACGGCGGAATTGCTGGGTGGTCTGATGATGGCGCTGATATTACTGCTCAAGTAATGTCATATGCACCTAACGATTATGGGTTATACGATATGGCAGGTAATGTTGCTGAATGGGTAGCCGATGTATATCGTCCTATAGTAGATGACGAATTTAATGACTTTAACTACTACAGAGGGAATGTCTACACTAAAAATGCGATTAACGAAGATGGAACAGTGAAAATTGTTACTCCTGATGAGATTGTGTTTGACACTTTAAGTAATGGTCAAGTAATTGCAAGAAACTTGCCAGGTGAAATCTTACAGGTAGGTGTTGACGAAAATGAAACGTACTTAAGAACAAACTTTGATAAAAGTGATAACCGTAACTTTAGAGATGGAGATGCTAGATCATCACGACAGTACGCTGATAGCTTTGATGAAGACGAAGACACTTCTGATAAAAGCAACTTAACTAGCAAAATGTATAACTCTCCGCGACATAACGTTAAAAGAGATTCTACAGGTCAGATTATAAAAGAATATGACACCTCTAATGATAGAACGTCTTTGATTAATGATGAAGTGAGAGTATATAAAGGGGGTTCTTGGAGAGATAGAGCCTACTGGATTGATCCAGCACAACGCAGATATTTCCCACAGGATATGGCAACTGACTATATCGGGTTTAGATGCGCAATGTCTAGAGTTGGTTCAAAAACTCAAGGAAATAGTAAGAAGAGAAACTAA
- the murF gene encoding UDP-N-acetylmuramoyl-tripeptide--D-alanyl-D-alanine ligase has product MKLETIYKHFLTCDSVCTDTRKTGDNSMFFALKGDNFNGNKFAEEALNKGATFAVIDQKEYQVNSKYLLVDNVLETLQNLATLHRKKLNTPIISLTGSNGKTTTKELINAVLSKKFNTVATLGNLNNHIGVPLTLLRLRAATEIAIVEMGANHQKEIEFLANIALPDYGLITNFGKAHLEGFGGIEGVIKGKSELYDHLRDHNKTIFINETDALQLKQAGAYDKRILFGTQTELLESQPYVNLSFKNNHVKTHLTGAYNYNNICVAIAIGQYFEVSDQQIIEAIESYIPSNNRSQIIKKNSHYIILDAYNANPTSMIAALDNFKNQMNQNKVAILGDMFELGTDSKLEHQRIADIANSLELQYLILVGENFFNIETKHEHISYFKSFEDLKNEFNNFEFRDSMVLIKGSRGMALERVLDLF; this is encoded by the coding sequence ATGAAATTAGAAACTATATACAAGCATTTTTTGACATGTGATTCTGTTTGCACTGACACCAGGAAAACCGGAGATAACAGCATGTTTTTTGCGCTTAAAGGTGATAACTTCAATGGAAATAAATTCGCTGAAGAAGCACTTAACAAAGGCGCCACATTTGCAGTTATTGACCAGAAGGAATACCAAGTCAATTCCAAATATTTGTTAGTTGACAATGTCTTAGAAACGCTCCAAAACCTCGCAACATTACATCGTAAAAAATTAAACACACCTATTATCTCCCTTACGGGTAGCAACGGTAAAACCACGACTAAAGAACTTATCAATGCTGTCTTATCGAAAAAATTCAATACAGTAGCAACACTTGGCAACTTAAACAACCATATTGGTGTCCCATTAACCTTATTACGATTGCGGGCGGCTACAGAAATAGCCATTGTAGAAATGGGCGCCAATCACCAAAAAGAAATTGAATTTTTAGCTAATATTGCTTTGCCAGATTATGGACTCATTACCAATTTTGGAAAAGCACATTTAGAGGGTTTTGGAGGCATAGAGGGTGTTATCAAGGGGAAATCTGAATTATATGATCATCTTCGGGATCACAACAAAACTATCTTCATTAATGAAACAGATGCCTTACAATTGAAACAAGCTGGTGCATACGATAAACGAATCCTATTTGGAACACAAACGGAATTATTAGAATCTCAGCCTTACGTCAATTTAAGTTTTAAAAATAATCACGTTAAAACGCATTTAACTGGTGCTTATAACTATAATAATATTTGTGTAGCAATTGCTATCGGACAGTACTTTGAGGTCTCTGATCAGCAGATTATCGAAGCGATTGAAAGTTACATTCCTAGTAACAATAGGTCTCAAATCATAAAAAAAAATAGTCACTATATTATTTTAGATGCCTATAACGCTAATCCCACTAGTATGATAGCTGCTTTGGATAATTTTAAAAATCAAATGAATCAGAATAAAGTGGCAATTTTAGGCGATATGTTTGAGTTAGGGACAGATTCAAAATTAGAGCACCAACGCATTGCGGACATAGCCAATTCTTTAGAATTACAGTATTTAATCTTAGTAGGTGAGAATTTCTTCAATATTGAAACGAAGCACGAGCATATTTCATATTTCAAATCTTTTGAAGACTTAAAAAATGAATTTAACAACTTTGAATTCAGAGATTCAATGGTTCTCATTAAAGGCTCTAGAGGAATGGCTTTAGAGCGAGTATTAGACCTGTTTTAA
- a CDS encoding folylpolyglutamate synthase/dihydrofolate synthase family protein, giving the protein MNYQDTVNWMFKQLPMYQNQGKSAFKKNLTNAIHLAEHLKNPQQKFKSIHVAGTNGKGSCSHMLASVLQEAGYKVGLYTSPHLKDFRERIKINGQEVSKQFVIGFIKRNLSFFKINKLSFFEMTVGMAFDYFAKEKVDIAVIEVGLGGRLDSTNIITPELAVITNIGFDHMQFLGTTYESIAKEKAGIIKPNVPVVIGETQKETKGVFKQIAESNDAEIFFADREVKVSYESDLKGNYQQKNIKTVVKALHVLKEVLGYNISEAHIKTGLVKVVQNTGLKGRWQVLQIKPKIVCDTAHNKEGLSIIVQQLDEETYQDLHIVFGVVKDKDLETILPLLPKDAYYYFCKPNVPRGLEAHILEARFIEAGFKGQSYFSVSKAFKAALSEAKSEDFIYIGGSTFVVAEVV; this is encoded by the coding sequence ATGAATTATCAAGATACAGTCAACTGGATGTTCAAGCAGTTACCCATGTATCAAAATCAAGGTAAATCGGCTTTTAAAAAAAATTTAACCAACGCTATTCATCTTGCTGAACACTTAAAAAACCCACAGCAAAAATTTAAAAGTATTCATGTTGCAGGAACTAATGGAAAAGGATCGTGTAGTCATATGCTGGCATCAGTATTACAAGAGGCCGGCTATAAAGTTGGCTTATATACGTCTCCGCACTTAAAAGATTTCAGAGAGCGCATTAAAATCAATGGTCAAGAAGTTAGTAAACAATTTGTAATTGGTTTTATAAAACGGAATCTATCGTTTTTTAAGATCAACAAGTTATCGTTTTTTGAAATGACTGTCGGCATGGCTTTTGACTATTTTGCTAAAGAAAAGGTGGATATAGCTGTTATTGAAGTTGGTCTTGGTGGTAGGCTTGATTCCACTAATATCATTACACCTGAGTTAGCTGTAATTACTAACATTGGTTTTGATCACATGCAATTTTTAGGGACCACCTATGAATCTATTGCAAAAGAAAAGGCTGGAATTATCAAACCAAATGTCCCAGTTGTGATTGGTGAGACACAAAAAGAAACTAAAGGTGTATTTAAACAGATTGCAGAGTCTAACGATGCTGAAATATTTTTTGCTGATCGCGAGGTTAAGGTATCGTATGAATCAGATTTAAAAGGCAATTATCAACAAAAGAATATTAAAACTGTAGTTAAAGCTTTGCATGTTCTAAAAGAAGTGTTAGGTTATAATATTTCCGAAGCTCATATAAAAACAGGATTAGTTAAAGTAGTTCAAAACACTGGATTAAAAGGACGCTGGCAAGTGCTTCAAATAAAACCTAAAATTGTTTGTGATACGGCTCATAACAAAGAAGGGTTGAGCATTATTGTACAACAGTTGGATGAAGAAACATATCAAGACTTACATATAGTATTTGGAGTTGTCAAGGACAAAGATTTAGAAACAATTCTACCATTATTACCAAAAGATGCATATTATTATTTTTGTAAACCCAATGTACCTCGTGGTTTAGAGGCACATATATTGGAGGCTCGTTTTATTGAAGCCGGATTTAAAGGCCAATCATATTTTAGTGTTTCTAAGGCATTTAAGGCTGCATTGTCTGAAGCAAAGTCAGAGGATTTTATCTATATTGGAGGCAGCACATTTGTGGTTGCTGAAGTCGTTTGA
- a CDS encoding energy transducer TonB: MKYFETKHERNSAKITALIAIILLLLLFVVGPPYIDPPIEYGVAVNFGDSPVGTGNVQPTKPIKSQPVEDIVKEEQQTENTKTEESPEANSKAEEVLTNESAETIAIKKAKEAETKAKAEAKRLEQLKKAEEARKAKEEQDKKDKLDALIGGVKNSDGPQTGGEGPGDGSGDKGQLDGDPYAPSYFGPGNGGGGKGYGLNGRGTATYSKVLPDCQEEGRVVVEIHVNRSGKVVKAIPGKRGTNGVSCLFEAARKTAMTHEWPADSKAPATQIGWVKIDFSLGN, translated from the coding sequence ATGAAATACTTTGAGACCAAACATGAACGTAATTCAGCTAAAATTACTGCTCTTATAGCAATTATTTTGCTGCTGCTGTTGTTTGTTGTAGGCCCACCTTACATAGATCCACCCATTGAGTACGGCGTTGCTGTTAATTTTGGTGATTCACCAGTAGGGACAGGAAATGTACAACCTACAAAACCAATAAAATCACAACCTGTTGAAGACATAGTTAAGGAAGAACAACAAACAGAAAACACTAAGACTGAAGAGTCTCCTGAAGCAAACAGTAAAGCTGAAGAAGTTCTCACGAATGAATCGGCTGAGACGATAGCTATTAAGAAAGCAAAGGAAGCAGAGACTAAGGCGAAGGCAGAGGCTAAACGTTTGGAGCAACTTAAAAAGGCAGAAGAAGCACGAAAAGCAAAAGAAGAACAAGACAAAAAAGATAAACTTGATGCACTTATTGGCGGCGTAAAGAATTCTGATGGACCTCAAACAGGAGGAGAAGGTCCTGGAGATGGGTCAGGAGATAAGGGGCAGTTAGATGGCGATCCATATGCTCCAAGTTATTTTGGACCAGGAAATGGTGGTGGAGGTAAAGGTTACGGACTTAACGGAAGAGGAACTGCAACCTACTCTAAAGTATTACCAGATTGTCAAGAAGAAGGACGAGTAGTTGTTGAAATACATGTGAATCGTTCTGGTAAAGTTGTAAAAGCTATACCAGGCAAAAGAGGAACAAATGGTGTCTCATGTTTATTTGAAGCTGCAAGAAAAACGGCAATGACTCATGAATGGCCAGCAGATTCTAAAGCGCCAGCTACACAAATAGGCTGGGTGAAAATTGACTTTAGCTTAGGGAATTAA
- a CDS encoding biopolymer transporter ExbD, with protein sequence MKIRGRNKVTPEFNMSSMTDIVFLLLIFFMIASTLVTTSAIDILLPKASGKTENKKSVAVSIKKDLTYYIDQKRVGESVLERELIALLSQETQPTVVLRAEKSVPVENVVKVMDIANRNKFKVILAVKPNN encoded by the coding sequence ATGAAAATAAGAGGTAGAAATAAAGTAACACCCGAATTCAATATGTCGTCAATGACAGATATTGTATTCTTGTTATTGATCTTTTTTATGATAGCTTCTACATTGGTTACCACCAGTGCAATTGATATTTTATTACCTAAGGCAAGCGGAAAAACTGAGAACAAAAAATCGGTTGCAGTAAGCATTAAAAAAGATTTAACCTATTATATCGATCAGAAGCGTGTTGGAGAAAGTGTCTTAGAAAGAGAACTCATAGCTTTGTTGTCTCAAGAAACACAACCAACGGTGGTTTTAAGAGCCGAAAAGTCAGTGCCTGTTGAAAATGTGGTTAAGGTTATGGACATTGCTAATAGAAATAAGTTTAAGGTAATTCTGGCAGTTAAACCTAATAATTAA
- a CDS encoding MotA/TolQ/ExbB proton channel family protein produces the protein MILQSNIQEGAEVITDAESTEKTLSIIELISSGGTAGQVIIAILFILLVAAIYIYFERLFAIKAASKIDANFMNEIKDHVSNGKTDSAQMLCAQVNSPVSRLINKGITRIGKPLEDINTAIENAGRLEIYSLEKHVSILATISGVAPMIGFLGTVIGMILAIFELANAGGTIQMDVLASGLYTAMTTTVAGLIVGIVAYMAYNHLVVKTDKVVYQMEANSLEFLDHLNEPI, from the coding sequence ATGATATTACAGAGTAATATTCAAGAGGGAGCAGAGGTGATTACTGATGCCGAATCTACTGAGAAAACGTTATCTATCATAGAACTTATTAGCAGTGGTGGTACAGCTGGTCAAGTTATAATTGCGATACTGTTTATACTGCTTGTCGCTGCAATTTATATATATTTTGAGCGCTTATTTGCCATTAAGGCAGCATCAAAAATAGATGCTAACTTTATGAATGAAATTAAAGACCACGTGAGTAATGGTAAAACAGATTCGGCTCAAATGCTATGCGCTCAAGTGAATTCTCCAGTTTCACGTTTAATAAACAAGGGCATCACTAGAATTGGAAAACCCCTAGAAGACATAAATACCGCTATTGAAAATGCAGGTAGATTAGAAATTTATAGTCTTGAAAAGCATGTGAGTATTCTGGCCACAATTTCGGGAGTTGCTCCAATGATTGGATTTTTAGGAACGGTCATCGGGATGATTTTAGCAATTTTTGAACTTGCTAATGCAGGAGGCACTATACAAATGGATGTTTTGGCAAGTGGTTTATATACAGCGATGACGACTACTGTAGCTGGACTTATCGTAGGTATTGTTGCTTATATGGCTTATAATCATTTAGTAGTGAAAACAGATAAAGTTGTATACCAAATGGAAGCGAATTCTCTAGAGTTTTTAGACCACTTAAATGAGCCGATTTAA
- the nhaD gene encoding sodium:proton antiporter NhaD — MENVIILVFVFGYLAITLEHSIKIDKLIPALVMMAISWALISLGIDSFSEWFDSANHGLVEGFSDLAHESKMHLMEETLLHHLGKTAEILVFLLGAMTIVEIIDYFDGFSTIKSFIKTKKKSKILWIFCILAFILSAIIDNLTATIVLISILQKIVKDRDVRIWYAGLIIIAANAGGAWSPIGDVTTTMLWIGNKVSVGHLFGYLFLPSLICMLVPAFIASYMPAFKGYLEVDNFPQEKPKSKFSATMLYLGLGAIVFVPVFKVITHLPPYVGMMLSLGVVAIFAEIYSNSKFSISSHDSEEHDQHAHHSPVHHSLSKIELPSILFFLGILLAVAALESLGILFGFAGTLQETMPMLGTELHGEGVSDLVILLLGVGSAVIDNVPLVAASLGMFSEPMDNELWHFIAYSAGTGGSMLIIGSAAGVVAMGMEKIDFFWYVKKISWLALIGFLAGAVVFMFTRTLF, encoded by the coding sequence ATGGAAAATGTAATCATTTTAGTATTTGTATTTGGCTATTTAGCAATAACTCTTGAGCATAGCATTAAAATAGACAAACTCATTCCAGCCTTGGTGATGATGGCCATAAGTTGGGCATTGATCTCTTTAGGAATCGATTCGTTTTCAGAGTGGTTCGATTCAGCAAATCACGGTTTAGTAGAAGGGTTTTCAGATTTAGCTCATGAAAGCAAAATGCACCTCATGGAAGAAACTTTGTTGCATCATTTGGGTAAGACTGCAGAAATTTTAGTTTTTCTATTGGGTGCGATGACTATAGTCGAGATTATTGATTATTTTGACGGGTTTTCTACTATTAAGAGTTTTATTAAAACTAAGAAAAAAAGTAAGATTTTATGGATCTTTTGTATACTAGCGTTCATACTTTCTGCCATTATTGATAACTTGACAGCAACCATCGTCTTAATATCTATTTTACAAAAAATTGTGAAAGATAGAGATGTGCGTATCTGGTATGCTGGTTTGATAATTATTGCTGCAAATGCTGGAGGAGCCTGGTCTCCAATTGGAGATGTCACGACTACGATGTTATGGATTGGCAATAAGGTGTCGGTTGGTCATTTGTTTGGTTATCTCTTTTTACCATCACTTATATGTATGTTAGTTCCAGCTTTTATAGCTTCTTATATGCCCGCATTTAAAGGATATTTAGAGGTTGATAATTTTCCTCAAGAAAAGCCGAAAAGTAAATTTAGTGCTACGATGCTTTACCTTGGTTTAGGAGCTATTGTTTTCGTTCCAGTGTTCAAAGTAATTACCCATTTACCTCCTTATGTGGGCATGATGTTGTCTCTAGGCGTTGTTGCAATTTTTGCTGAAATTTATAGTAATTCTAAGTTTAGTATATCTAGTCATGATTCTGAAGAACATGATCAACATGCACATCATAGTCCAGTTCATCATTCCTTATCCAAAATCGAATTGCCTAGTATCTTATTTTTCCTTGGGATTTTATTAGCGGTTGCTGCTTTAGAATCGTTAGGAATTTTGTTTGGTTTTGCAGGGACACTTCAAGAAACAATGCCAATGTTAGGTACAGAATTACATGGCGAAGGTGTGTCAGACTTAGTGATTTTATTGCTAGGTGTTGGATCAGCAGTAATTGATAATGTACCTTTAGTAGCTGCAAGTTTAGGAATGTTCTCAGAACCAATGGATAATGAACTATGGCACTTTATTGCTTATTCTGCAGGAACTGGAGGAAGTATGTTAATCATTGGTTCTGCTGCAGGTGTTGTAGCAATGGGTATGGAAAAAATAGACTTTTTCTGGTACGTTAAAAAGATCTCGTGGTTAGCACTAATTGGCTTCCTTGCAGGTGCTGTAGTATTTATGTTTACGAGAACATTATTTTAA
- a CDS encoding Glu/Leu/Phe/Val dehydrogenase dimerization domain-containing protein, whose protein sequence is MKDLLQKYEDKEPEIIFNWKDPETEAEGWTVINSLRGGAAGGGTRMRKGLDMNEVLSLAKTMEVKFTVSGPAIGGAKSGINFDPKDPRKKGVLERWYNAVSPLLKSYYGTGGDLNVDEIHEVIPITEESGVWHPQEGVFEGHFKPTQADKINRIGQLRHGVIKVIENSKYSPSVAKKYTVADMITGFGVAEAVKHFYDIHGDSVVGKRAIVQGFGNVGAAAAFYLSQMGAKVIGIIDIVGGLINEDGFTLEEITDLFLDKTGNHLEGENLIPFSEMNEKIWSLETEIFAPCAASRLITQDQIDQMISTGLEVISCGANVPFADKEIFFGSIMEHTDNRVSLIPDFISNCGMARVFAYFMERKVQMTDEAIFNDTSETIRKALQKVYDKNHTKTGISETAFEIALTQLI, encoded by the coding sequence ATGAAAGATTTACTTCAGAAGTACGAGGATAAAGAACCTGAAATCATTTTTAATTGGAAAGATCCAGAAACCGAAGCTGAGGGTTGGACAGTAATTAATTCACTCAGAGGTGGCGCAGCTGGAGGAGGAACAAGAATGCGTAAAGGACTCGATATGAACGAGGTTTTGTCCTTAGCTAAAACTATGGAAGTGAAATTCACTGTTTCTGGTCCCGCTATAGGTGGCGCTAAATCTGGTATTAATTTTGACCCAAAAGACCCGCGCAAAAAAGGAGTTTTGGAGCGCTGGTATAACGCGGTATCACCACTATTAAAAAGTTATTATGGTACTGGAGGAGATCTAAACGTCGACGAAATTCATGAAGTCATACCAATAACTGAAGAGAGTGGTGTTTGGCACCCGCAAGAGGGTGTTTTTGAAGGTCATTTTAAACCAACTCAAGCCGATAAAATTAACCGAATTGGTCAATTACGTCATGGTGTAATAAAGGTGATTGAAAACTCAAAGTATTCACCTAGTGTTGCAAAAAAATATACAGTAGCCGATATGATTACTGGTTTTGGTGTGGCTGAAGCGGTAAAGCACTTTTATGACATACATGGTGATTCTGTGGTGGGTAAAAGAGCTATTGTTCAAGGCTTTGGAAATGTTGGAGCGGCGGCGGCCTTTTATTTATCGCAAATGGGAGCCAAGGTAATTGGGATTATAGATATTGTAGGTGGCTTGATTAATGAAGATGGATTTACATTGGAAGAAATCACAGATTTATTTCTTGATAAAACTGGAAATCATTTGGAAGGTGAAAACCTAATTCCGTTTTCAGAGATGAATGAGAAAATATGGTCACTAGAAACTGAAATATTCGCTCCTTGTGCAGCCTCCCGATTAATCACTCAAGATCAAATAGATCAAATGATTAGTACTGGGCTAGAAGTAATTTCATGCGGTGCAAACGTACCATTTGCAGATAAGGAAATTTTCTTTGGAAGTATTATGGAACATACAGATAACAGAGTAAGTCTAATTCCAGATTTTATATCAAATTGTGGAATGGCTCGTGTTTTTGCATATTTCATGGAACGCAAAGTACAAATGACAGATGAGGCTATCTTTAATGATACTTCTGAAACTATTCGGAAAGCATTACAAAAAGTCTACGATAAAAATCATACAAAAACTGGGATAAGTGAAACTGCTTTTGAAATCGCTTTGACCCAACTCATATAA
- a CDS encoding anhydro-N-acetylmuramic acid kinase, translating into MIKSRYNIIGVMSGTSLDGIDLAHITLEYNQKWTFKIHEAETVLYSKKWLVLLKSIVNCAKKELDLINIDYTDYLGETIQKFINDKNINELDAICSHGHTALHRPENGLTYQIGNHPKLAQIVQNLVVCDFRIQDVKLGGQGAPLVPIGDRLLFSDFDYCINLGGFANISSEFNTNRIAYDICPVNIVMNRYAHVLGFDFDDGGVIAKSGVVNQDVLNRLNTLSYYKKTPPKSLGLEWVEKFIFPILEASKLSEKDILRTVVEHVAIQIAKSIKPNSKVLITGGGTYNSFLLERIKVHNECHITIPSKVIIEYKEALIFGLLGVLKLRNEINCLSSVTGAKHSHSSGEIYYP; encoded by the coding sequence ATGATAAAATCTAGGTACAATATTATTGGAGTGATGTCTGGCACTTCACTCGATGGAATTGATTTAGCACACATAACTTTGGAGTATAACCAAAAATGGACATTCAAAATTCATGAAGCCGAAACAGTTCTTTATTCTAAAAAATGGTTGGTGTTATTAAAAAGCATAGTAAACTGCGCTAAAAAAGAGCTAGATCTTATCAATATTGATTACACAGATTATTTGGGGGAGACCATTCAAAAGTTCATAAACGATAAAAATATAAATGAATTGGATGCCATTTGCTCACACGGACATACAGCGTTACACCGACCAGAAAACGGACTTACATATCAAATTGGGAATCATCCGAAATTAGCTCAAATTGTACAAAACCTAGTTGTTTGTGATTTTCGAATTCAAGATGTGAAGCTTGGTGGTCAAGGTGCTCCTTTAGTACCAATTGGTGATCGATTGTTGTTTTCAGATTTTGATTATTGTATTAATTTAGGTGGATTTGCTAATATTTCTTCCGAATTTAATACCAACAGAATAGCCTATGATATTTGCCCTGTGAATATTGTGATGAATCGCTATGCACATGTTTTAGGATTTGATTTTGATGATGGCGGAGTAATAGCTAAATCTGGAGTAGTTAATCAAGATGTTTTAAATCGTTTGAATACATTGAGCTATTATAAAAAAACACCACCCAAATCATTGGGCTTAGAATGGGTTGAGAAATTTATTTTTCCAATTTTAGAAGCATCTAAACTTTCCGAAAAAGATATTCTGAGAACAGTTGTTGAGCACGTTGCTATTCAAATTGCAAAGAGTATCAAACCTAATTCAAAAGTACTTATTACAGGAGGAGGAACTTACAATAGTTTTCTCCTAGAAAGAATTAAAGTTCATAATGAATGTCATATCACCATTCCTTCAAAAGTTATTATAGAATATAAAGAAGCTTTGATTTTTGGTTTGCTAGGAGTTCTTAAATTGAGAAATGAAATCAATTGTCTATCAAGTGTGACAGGTGCAAAACACAGCCATTCCTCTGGAGAGATATATTATCCATAA